In the Alteromonas sp. M12 genome, one interval contains:
- a CDS encoding HNH endonuclease, whose product MTILFCNIGWMERYEGIDGDTIERGGAYNDTEIGHEVCNFSNVNGSVFGYVQPTGQIKIERLGADKKSSFIEGVTVVWLAGPESGGTAVIGWYKDATVYREKQRLLQPSDEQRLNGVETYRVKALWSNAVLLPIEKRTLLIPRAVKGGIGQSNVWYADSPDSLVHVSKVNDLIGGITESDDTPDVDEEAFGTEGNPRLRAHIARERNSSIIKKKRNKVLAEKGGLKCEACNFDFFEVYGESGKEFCEIHHLVPLHKSDGIIKTKLSDLAVVCSNCHRILHRAKPMLSVESLKKAIKRKK is encoded by the coding sequence ATGACAATTCTATTTTGTAATATTGGCTGGATGGAAAGATATGAAGGTATCGATGGAGACACTATTGAACGTGGTGGAGCCTATAACGACACGGAAATTGGCCATGAAGTATGTAATTTTTCTAATGTTAATGGATCTGTATTCGGATATGTACAGCCAACTGGGCAAATAAAAATAGAGAGGCTTGGAGCTGATAAAAAGTCTTCATTCATTGAAGGTGTAACCGTTGTTTGGCTAGCAGGACCTGAATCTGGAGGGACAGCAGTGATTGGTTGGTACAAAGACGCTACTGTTTACAGAGAAAAACAGAGATTATTACAACCATCTGACGAACAAAGGCTTAATGGAGTTGAAACATATAGAGTGAAAGCATTATGGAGTAATGCTGTTTTATTACCTATAGAAAAGCGTACATTATTAATTCCTCGGGCAGTAAAAGGAGGCATTGGACAAAGTAATGTTTGGTATGCAGATTCTCCGGATAGCTTGGTTCATGTATCAAAAGTAAATGATTTAATTGGTGGCATTACAGAGAGTGATGACACTCCTGATGTAGACGAAGAAGCTTTTGGAACTGAAGGAAATCCTCGTTTAAGAGCTCATATAGCCCGAGAGCGAAATTCAAGCATTATTAAGAAAAAGCGAAATAAAGTTCTAGCAGAAAAAGGGGGTTTAAAATGTGAAGCTTGTAACTTCGACTTTTTTGAGGTTTACGGAGAATCAGGGAAAGAGTTTTGTGAAATTCATCATTTGGTACCGTTACATAAAAGCGACGGCATAATTAAAACTAAATTATCTGATTTAGCAGTTGTTTGTTCAAATTGTCATCGAATATTACATAGAGCCAAACCAATGCTTTCTGTAGAAAGCCTAAAAAAAGCTATCAAACGTAAAAAATAA